The stretch of DNA ATGTTGCGGTGATCGGCACGCACAACAGCTACAAACAGCCGATGCCCGCCGCGACGATGGCGAAGGTCCGGGCGGCCGATCCGGCGATGGCCGATGCGCTCGATTATTCGCACCGCAGCCTGGGCGAGCAGCTCGACGCCGGCGCGCGGCAACTCGAGATCGACGTGAATTACGACCCGCAAGGCGGCCATTACGCGCGCGGCTCGACCGATCCGAAGCTCAAGCGGCCGGGCTTCAAGGTGTTGCACATCCCCGGCATCGACAACGCCTCGAGCTGCGTCCTGCTCACCGAATGCCTCGCGGTCATCCGCGACTGGTCGGCAAAGCATCCGCACCACGTACCGATCCTGCTGATGTTCAACGCCAAGGATGAACGCAACGCCGCGCGAGGCGGGATCGATGCGCTGCCGTTCGACGAAGCGGCGTACGATGCGCTCGATGCGGAAATCCGCTCGGTGATGGCGCCGGCCAAGCTGATCGTGCCCGACGACGTGCAGGGCCGCTATCCGACGCTGCGGGAGGCGGTGCTGGCGAACAACTGGCCGTTGCTGGAGGCATCGCGCGGCAAATTCCTGTTCGCGCTGGACGAGCCCCCCGCCAAGGTCGCGGTGTATCGTGGCAAGCGGCGTTCGCTTGAGGGACGCGTGTTCTTCATCAACACCGACGAAGCATCACCCGCCGCGGCGTATCTGACGCTCA from Sphingomonas sp. HMP9 encodes:
- a CDS encoding phosphatidylinositol-specific phospholipase C1-like protein, with the translated sequence MKRTIVAGLTLAFLTQTAAARDTAPPLRINDVAVIGTHNSYKQPMPAATMAKVRAADPAMADALDYSHRSLGEQLDAGARQLEIDVNYDPQGGHYARGSTDPKLKRPGFKVLHIPGIDNASSCVLLTECLAVIRDWSAKHPHHVPILLMFNAKDERNAARGGIDALPFDEAAYDALDAEIRSVMAPAKLIVPDDVQGRYPTLREAVLANNWPLLEASRGKFLFALDEPPAKVAVYRGKRRSLEGRVFFINTDEASPAAAYLTLNDPVRDAARIRRDVAAGFIVRTRADANTREARADDTVPRDTALAGGANYVSTDYLWPDPRFAGGYHVALPGGLVARCNPVRRPKGCGDLD